The window CCCACAGCCCTCCAGCAGAAAAAGACCCTTAATCCCACCCATCTTCCACATCATCTCTTCTCTGGACTAAATGTTCCCTGTTGTTTGATTAGATTATTCTGTAACAAGACTTCAAGTTCCTTGACTCATTCTGAATGCAGAGCTGTTGTGCCACAGATAGTTTTCCAGAGATGTCTGATACACACAGAATTCTCAACGGGGTTCAGTTGCTTGGATCCAACCTAGACACCCTCCCCCAGAGCAGCTGGGCTGCTGACTGGAAGGGTATGTAGCTTGGGAGAAGATCACAGCCAGTGGGAAGCATGTGGATGAGTGGAGGACATGACCAGCTCAGTTCCCATGGGGTGCTAATTCTCTCCTGttccttctcttccccctccctaCTGTCTTCTTCCCTAGGGGTATGATATCAGCTTTCTGATCACCAACTTCCACACAGAGCAGATGTACAAACACAAGTTGGTGGACTTTGTGATCCACTTCATGGAGGAGATTGACAAGGAGATCAGTGAGATGAAGCTGTCAGTCAATGCCCGTGCCCGCATTGTGGCTGAAGAGTTCCTTAAGAATGTGAGTAGGGGCCTTTAGCTTTCCTTCCAGAGGCCAGAGGATCTGGGGGTCATGTTGAGAACTTAGC is drawn from Homo sapiens chromosome 3, GRCh38.p14 Primary Assembly and contains these coding sequences:
- the ARPC4 gene encoding actin-related protein 2/3 complex subunit 4 isoform b (isoform b is encoded by transcript variant 2) is translated as MRFMMMRAENFFILRRKPVEGYDISFLITNFHTEQMYKHKLVDFVIHFMEEIDKEISEMKLSVNARARIVAEEFLKNF